CCACCGCGCCGGAGTGGTCATCCAGCGCCAGCAAATCTTCCGCGCCGCGCAGCAGGCTCTCCACCTCCGAGCCCTCCGGCAGCCCGCCCACGGGCGTGAAGGTGTCCGGCAGCCCGAACTCCTGCGTGCGGTGCGCCTCCGCGATGAGGTCCAACGCGTCGCCGCGCACGCCCGTGCCCTCGGGCAGGCTCACGGATTCACGCAAGGGGACTTCCACCGGGCCGGGCTCGGAGGGGCCGGCCCAGGCGCCCCAGTCCGCGTCCTGCTCCGGGCCCGCCAGGTTCCAGCCGGTGTCCCCGCCGTGCTCCGCCGGGCCGTCCCGCCCCAGCAGCCGGCGCGCGCGCGCGTTGGCCGGGTCCAGCTCCAGGGCCCGGGCAAACAGCTTCTCCGCGCCGGCCATGTCGCCACTCAGCCGCAGCAGCAACCCGGCTTCGACCAGCGCCTTGGCCCGGATGGCGTTCATGGGCTACCTCCCCGGCGTTCCGCGCGAGCCCGCCGAGCGCAGGAGCGGCAGGCTCTGGGCCAGGGCCTCGCAGGCCCGGGTGAGCGTGCCCACGTCGTCCGTGCCGCGCGCCTGACGCGCGGAATCCAGGGCGGCCTCCGCGCGGGCGACGACGTCCGGCGGCAGGCCTCCGGCCCCGGGCATGAGCCGCACGCGGGAGAGCGCGTCCACCAGGTCGCGGGCCAGGATGTCCAGCTCCACGCGCTTGGCCTTCAGCTCCTCCGTGTTGCGCGCCGCCACCAGCCAGTCGCGCTGCTCGTCCATGATGCGGCGCAGCTCGTCCTCCGTCAGGCCGCTGGAAGCGGTGACGGTGATGGACTGGCGCAGGCCCGTGTCGCGGTCGCGCGCGGACACGGACACGATGCCCTCCGCGTTGATGTCGAACGTCACTTCGATTTCCACCTGTCCGCGCGGCGCCTCGCGCAGGCCGGTGAGGAGGAACTCGCCCAGCAGCTCGTTGTGGTGCGCGAGCTCGTGCTCGCCCTGGAGCACCATGATCTTCACCGTGCGCTGGAAGTCCTTGGAGGTGGCGAACACCTCCGTGGCGGACGTGGGCACGGTGGTGTTGCGCGGAATCAGCCGCCGCACGTAGCCGCCGGCGATGGCCACGCCCATGCTCTGCGGCGTGACGTCCAGGAGCAGCAATTCGCTCTGCTGGCCCACCAGCGCGTGCGCCTGGATGGCGGCGCCCAGGGCCACGACCTCCTCCGCGTGCACGCCCTTGCAGGGCTCGCGGCGGAAGTACTGGCGCACCTGCTCCACGATGCGGGGCATGCGCGACATGCCCCCCACGAGGATGACCTCCTTCAGGTCCGAGGGGCGCACCTTCGCCTCGCCCAGCACCTCCGACGTGATGCCCACCAGGCGCTCGCCCAGGTCCGCCGTGAGTTCCTCCAGCTTCTCGCGGGTGAGCGTGGACTGCAGGTGCAGCGCGGCGCCTCCGCCCGGCGGCGTGCAGATGAAGGGCAGGTGCACCTGCGTCTCCTTCACCGACGACAGCTCCACCTTCGCCTTCTCCGCGGCGTCCTTCAGCCGCTGCAGCGCCATGCGGTCCTTGCGCAGGTCGATGCCGTGCTCCTTGGCGAAGCCGAACACCATCCACTCGATGATGCGGTGGTCCCAGTCCTCGCCGCCGAGGAAGGTGTCACCGCCGGTGGCCACCACGTCGAAGATGCCGTTGTTGATCTCCAGCACCGACACGTCGAAGGTGCCGCCGCCCAGGTCCAGCACGGCGATCTTCCCGTTCACCGTGCGGCCGAAGCCGTAGGCCAGCGCCGCCGCGGTGGGCTCGTTGATGATGCGCAGGACGTCCAGCCCCGCGATGCGGCCCGCGTCCTTGGTGGCCTGGCGCTGCCCGTCGTTGAAGTAGGCCGGCACGGTGATGACGGCCTGGGTGACGGGCCGGCCGAAGTGCGCCTCCGCGTCCGCCTTCAGCTCCGCCAGAATCATGGCGCTGACCTCCGGCACGGCGAGGTCGCGGCCCGACAGTCGGATGCGCACGTCGTCGTGCGCGCCGCACACCACCTGGTACGTGAGCGCGCGCAGCGCGTCCTGCACCGGGTGCGAGGAGAACTTGCGGCCGATGAGGCGCTTGGCCGCGGACACCGTCTCCTGCGGGTTGGTGATGGCCTGGCGCTTGGCGATGCCGCCCACCAGCCGCTTGCCGTTCTTCGACACCGCCACCACGGACGGCGTGAGGGGCTGGCCGGTGCGGTTCTTGATGATGACGGGCTGACCGTCCTGCACCGTGGCGACGAGGCTGTTCGTCGTCCCCAGGTCGATGCCAATCAGCGGTTCGGGCTCAGCAGCCATGGGGAAGCCTGCACCTCATCACGTGAACGTCCAGCGCAGCTTCTTGAGGCCGGCGCGAGCGTCGGCGTTGTCGGGATCCAGACGCGCGACCTCCTCGAAGTGGTGCTTGGCCTGCTTCTTCTGCCCCGCCACCAGGAGCACCTGGGCCAGGAGCAGCTGGTAGTCCGCGCGCCCCGGCTTCAGCTCCACCGCGCGCTGCGCGAGCTTCAGCACCTCCTGCGCGTCCTGCGCCAGCTCCCGCCCCACGCGCGCCGCCTGGAAGGCCGCCTCCGGGTTGTCCCCGTTGAGCGACACGGCCAGCTTGTACGCGGCCTGCGCGCCGGTGAAGTCGCCGCGCATCTCCAGCTCCTGGCCGCGCTCCACCTCCGCCTGCGCGCGCGCCAGGTCGTGCTTGCGGCGCGCCTCCACCAGCAGCTGCGCGACCTCGCGGTTCTTCGGGTCCAGGCCCAGCACGTGGTTGAACTCCTGGTACGCCCGCTCGAAGTCCCCGCGCGCGGTGGCCGCCCTGCCCCGGGCGATGAGCTCCGTGAGCTTGTGGCTGCGCGCCATGTACGGGTGGCGCGCCAGGCGGGCCTGGCGCTCGGCGCGGCGGGCCTCGGACTCCGTGTCCTCCGGGGGCGGCGCGGCGGGAGGCGGCACGGTGGCGAACGACCCCGACGGCGGGCGAGCGCCCGAAGCGGCCGGGGGCGACACCGCCGCGAAGCCGCCGCCAGACACCGTCCGAGGGAGCACGGCGGCCGGAGGAGGTGTCGTCGGAACGCGAGCGGGCGGGGCCGGGGGCGGCGTCGCGGAGGCGCGCGGCGGCTCCTGGCGGCTGAGGGCGTTGTGGGCGTCCGTGAGGCGCTTGAAGATGCGCTCCAGCCGGGCGCGGAAGCTGCCCAGGTTCTTGCCGAAGTAGCGGTCCGGGTGGAAGCGGCGGGACGCGTTGTAATACGCCTGCTTCACCTCCTGGGGACTGGCGCCCGGGGCCACGCCCAGCACCGCGTGGTGATCCATCTTCTCCAGCGAGCGCTCCATCTCGATGATGTCGCGCTTCTGGTCGGGCTCCAGGTCCACCTCCTCCGACAGGGCGGCGTCCACCACCGGGGCGACGGGCGGGGCGCGCTGCACGACGCGGGCGGGCACGATGGCCCCCTTGGCGCGCAGCGCCAGCAGCACGGCGATGGTGCGCGCCTCGCCCAGCGAGGAGCGGGACAGCACGGCGTCGATGCGCTCGACGCGGCCCACCAGCGCCAGCACGGAGCCCTCCTCCGGGCTGAGCTGGAGACGGGCCGGGTCCAGGTGGGGAACCGTGGCGATGTGGTCGGTCCTGCCCCCCAGGCCGACGATGGGGTTGGGCGCGCTCAAGGTGTCAGTTCCGCGGGCTGGCGAATCCCCAAGTGTAGGTGTCCGGGAAGCAGGGCGTCAAACCTCCCGGCACCGTCAAACCGCTCCCCCCTTCTACAGCGTGGCGAGGACACGCTGGAGGATGCCCAGCGCTTCGTCCAGCTCGCTCCGGGTGATGATGAGGGGCGGGGCGAACCGGAGCGTCACCTCCCCGGCGGAGTTCACCAGCAGGCCGGCCTCGCGCAGCTTCGCGATGACGGGGGCGACCTCGCGGTCCAGCTCCACGCCCAACAGCAGCCCCTGCCCGCGCACGGCCTTGATGCGGCCTTCCGGCAGCGCCGCCTGGAGCGCGCGCGCGCCGGCGAGGAAGTGCTCCCCCTTGGCCTGGACCTCGGCCAGGAAGCCGGGCTCGCGCATCAGCCGCAGCACCACGTTGCCCGCGGCGGCGGACACCAGGTTGCCGCCGAAGGTGGAGCCGTGGGTGCCCGCGGAGAGGCTGACCGCCAGCTCCTCGCGGCAGAGCATGGCGCCCATGGGAAGCCCGTTGCCCAGCGCCTTGGCGATGCTGATGGCGTCCGGCCGGATGCCGTGGTGCATGAAGCCGAAGGGCTGGCCGGTGCGGCCCATGCCCGTCTGGACCTCGTCCACGAGCAAGAGCAGGCCCTGCTCGTCACAGAGGGCGCGCAGCCCCTGGAAGTAGCCCGGGGGCGCCATGCGCACGCCGCCCTCGCCCTGGATGGGCTCCACCAGGATGGCGGCGGTGGACGGCCCCACGGCGCGGCGCACCGCCTCCAGGTCGCCGAAGGGCAGGTGCCGGAAGCCCTGGGGCAGCGGCTCGAAGCCGGCGTGGTACTTCGGCTGGCCGGTGGCGGTGACGGTGGCCAGCGTGCGGCCGTGGAAGCTCTTCTCGAAGGTGAGGATCTCGAAGCGCTCGGGCTGGCCCCGGTCCTTCATCACCTTGCGGGTCAGCTTGATGAGGGCCTCGTTGGCCTCCGCGCCGGAGTTGCAGAAGAACGCGCGCGGCAGGCCCGCCCAGTCGGTGAGCTGCGCGGCCAGGTCGATCTGCGGCTGCGAGTAGAAGACGTTGGAGACGTGCCACAGCGTGTCCAGCTGCGCCTTGGCCGCCGCGACCACCTCCGGGTGGCAGTGGCCCAGCGCGCAGACGGCGATGCCGCCGATGCAGTCCAGGTACGCCTTGCCGTCCGCGTCCCACACCCGCGTCCCCTGCCCGCGCACCAGGGCAATGGGTTGCTGCTTGTAGTTCTGCAGCAGGTGCTGCTTCGCCTTCTGGATGAGGCTCTCGTTACCAGGGGCGGATGCGGGGGACGGCGTTTGCAAGGTGGTGTACCTCTCTCTGCCTGATGACGCGGTGGGACGACGCGCGGACCCTAGCGCGCTAGAGGATGTAGCGCGACAAGTCCTCGTCCTGGACGATGGCGGCCAGGCGCTCGCGCACATAAGCGGCGTCCACCTGGAAGTCGCGCGGGCCCATTTCGCTGGCCGTGAACGACACCTCGTCCAGCAGGCGCTCCAGCACGGTGTGCAGCCGCCGGGCGCCGATGTTCTGCGTGCGCTCGTTGGCCTGCTGGGCGATGCGGGCGATCTCCGCCACCGCGTCGTCCGTGAAGGACAGGCGCACGCCTTCGGTGCCGAGCAGCGCGGTGTACTGGCGCATGAGCGAGTTCTTGGGCTCGCGAAGAATCCGCACCAGGTCGTCGCCGGACAGCGGCTCCAGTTCCACGCGGATGGGGAAGCGGCCCTGGAGCTCCGGGATGAGGTCCGCCGGCTTGGAGACGTGGAAGGCGCCCGCGGCGATGAAGAGCATGTGGTCCGTCTTCACCTGGCCGTACTTCGTATTGACGGCCGAGCCCTCCACGATGGGCAGGATGTCGCGCTGCACGCCCTCGCGGGAGACGTCCGGGCCCCCGCCGCCCTTGCCGCCCTCGCGGCTGGCGATCTTGTCGATTTCGTCGATGAAGACGATGCCGCTGGACTCGGCGCGCGCCACGGCCTCGCGCTGGACGCGGTCCGGATCCACCAGCTTCTGCGCCTCTTCCGCGCGCAGCACCTGGAGCGCCTCCGGCACGCGCAGCTTGCGCTTCCGGGTGTTCTTCATGCCCGGCATGTTCTTGAACAGGTCCTGGAGGTTGACGCCGATCTCCTCCATGCCCTGGCCGCTGAAGTTGCGCATGAACGTGGGGGAGCTCTCGTTGGTCTCCACCTCCACGGTCTGATCATCCAGCGTGCCGGCGCGCAGCTGGGCGCGCAGCTTCTCCCGCTCGCTGTCGCCCAGCGGCGCGGGCGCCGGGGTGGGCGGGGGCGAGAAGCCGAACGGCGGAGAGGACGTGGTGCGCGCCTGTCCGCCGTTCTTGATGAGCTCCATCAGCCGGTCCTCGGCCAGCTCCTCCGCGCGCGGCTTGACCTTCTCCGTCTCCTCCTCGCGCACCAGCGCGATGGCGGCTTCGACGAGGTCGCGGATCATCGACTCGACGTCGCGGCCCACGTAGCCCACTTCGGTGAACTTGCTGGCCTCCACCTTGACGAAGGGGGCCTGGGACAGCTTCGCCAGGCGCCGGGCGATCTCCGTCTTCCCCACGCCGGTGGGGCCGATCATGATGATGTTCTTCGGGTAGATCTCATCCCGCAGGTCGTCCGGCACCTGCTGGCGGCGCCACCGGTTGCGCAGCGCGATGGCGACGGCGCGCTTGGCGTCGTTCTGCCCGACGATGTAACGGTCCAGCTCGCTGACGACCTCGCGAGGCGTGAAGGCGGACAACTTGCGCGATTCGGCCACGGGGCGGTCCTCTCAGAGCTCTTCGTAGGAGACGTTGGCGTTGGTGTAGACGCAGATGTCCGCGGCGATGGCCATGGCCTGCGTGCAGATGTCGCGGGCGGACAGGTTCGAGTGCGCCTGGAGGGCGCGCGCGGCGGCGAGGGCGTAGTGGCCCCCGCTGCCCACGGCGGCGATGCCGTGGTCCGGTTCGATGACGTCACCCGCGCCGGACAGGATGAAGGTCTTCTCCTTGTCCGCGACGATGAGCAGCGCCTCCAGGCGGCGGAGGAAGCGGTCGGTGCGCCAGTCCTTGCCCAGCTCCACGCAGGCGCGGGCCAGGTTCTTCTGGTGCTCCTTGAGCTTGGCCTCGAAGCGCTCGAAGAGGGTGAAGGCGTCCGCGGTGCTGCCGGCGAAGCCGGCGAGCACCTGCCCCTCGCCGAGCTTGCGCACCTTGCGCGCCGTGTTCTTCATGATGGTCTTGTCGAGGCTGACCTGGCCGTCGCCCGCGATGACGACCTTCCCGTCGCGGCGGACGCAGAGGATGGTGGTTCCGTGGAACATGACCGGGGGTTTAACAAGACCACCCGGCCGCGACCCACAAAAACCGCGCGGCTGTCCGCTCCCTCACCCTGCGAAGGCGCTCAGGCCGCGGTCGCTTTCATCCAGCGCCCCACAAGCTTAACCAGGAGGCCCTTCTTCGCCTTCACCGTCTTCGCGTCCGGCAGCGTCACCACGCCCCGGTCCGGGGCCAGCCACTCCACCAGGCCCGAGTCGTCCTCGAAGGCAAAGCCCTTCGTGTCCTTCACCTTGGCGCCCCGGTGGAGGATGACCTGGAAGATGCCCTTGGGGGCCAGGCGGAACGTCACGCGGTCATCCCCCGAGTGCACGAAGCTGGGGGCCTTCCATTTGATCCGCTCGGTGATGCTGTCGTCGGAGGCCAGGATGGCCGCGCGCACGGCTTGAATCTCCGGCTTCAGCGGGTGCTCGAGCTCCGCCATGAACTGCTCGACTTCATCGCTACGGTTGGCCACGGCCTCACCTTTCCGATGATTCACTGTCGTCACCAGGGGCAGCCAGCAACAAGGCTCTCATTCCTCTCATGTGCTTGAAAAAAATGCAAAGACATTACAAATTCAGCAACACCCAGGAAAACCCTTTCAATTGCTGGCACGGAGACATAGCCTGCCGGTTCTTGAGGTCCGGGACCTCGTTCATCTCAACCAGGGAGATCAAGAATGAATTCACAGTTCATGGGGACGGCAATTGCTTCACTCCTGTTCGTCGCGTGTGGGGCCCCCGAGGGTGACGTCGCAGGCCAGGAGATTGGCGCGATCGAGCAGAAGTCAATTGCTGGTGAGCCGCTCGTCTCGGGTTGGCAGAACGGCGATTGGATTCAGACCATCTACGCGGACGGGAATGGCTATATCACCCAGCGAGGCCCTGGCTTCGACTGCTGGAGTGTAGGAGACAAGAGTTTCCGCAACCTGGTGAAGACGGGAACCAATTCCTATTCGGGTGAGTGTGGCCTCTGCAGTGGACTCAGCGTGACCTGGCACTCCGTCGCAATCGTTGTCTCCTCGGATGGGCTTTGGATGACGGAGACCTGCGGGGGCTCAACCTCGTCCTGGTACAAGGTTCCCTAAACCAACGGTCATGAATCTCAAACGACCTCAGGCACTGCGCCTGAGGTCGACTCGGCTGATTGAGTCGGGCTCCAGAGATACAGCGTGCGCGTAGGCATCGGAAGGTCGGCCGTCTTCCGCCATTCCCAGACAGATTGCGTATCCTGCGTGCGCTGGTTTGATTTCGCTCTGCTTTGTCCGTCACGCGAAACGGACGCGCATGGGTTTCTGCTCCGGGGCGTGAGGCGCCCGCCGCGGAAGTTGAGGAACAGCGCGTCCGGGTCCTGCCCGTCATGCACCGTCGCCAGCAGCTCGCCGCGCCGCTCCTTGCTGCCCTTGCCCATCACCCGGACGATGCGGCTGCT
This DNA window, taken from Corallococcus coralloides DSM 2259, encodes the following:
- a CDS encoding tetratricopeptide repeat protein, encoding MNAIRAKALVEAGLLLRLSGDMAGAEKLFARALELDPANARARRLLGRDGPAEHGGDTGWNLAGPEQDADWGAWAGPSEPGPVEVPLRESVSLPEGTGVRGDALDLIAEAHRTQEFGLPDTFTPVGGLPEGSEVESLLRGAEDLLALDDHSGAVELLRRAQSLAPENPRVEALRDRSERILVSMLEARLGDLHRMPRVRLQPDDIIWLNLDHRAGFVLAQIDGAVSFDDLFALSGMSRLDTARILAQLLDEGIIAPGE
- the dnaK gene encoding molecular chaperone DnaK, which codes for MAAEPEPLIGIDLGTTNSLVATVQDGQPVIIKNRTGQPLTPSVVAVSKNGKRLVGGIAKRQAITNPQETVSAAKRLIGRKFSSHPVQDALRALTYQVVCGAHDDVRIRLSGRDLAVPEVSAMILAELKADAEAHFGRPVTQAVITVPAYFNDGQRQATKDAGRIAGLDVLRIINEPTAAALAYGFGRTVNGKIAVLDLGGGTFDVSVLEINNGIFDVVATGGDTFLGGEDWDHRIIEWMVFGFAKEHGIDLRKDRMALQRLKDAAEKAKVELSSVKETQVHLPFICTPPGGGAALHLQSTLTREKLEELTADLGERLVGITSEVLGEAKVRPSDLKEVILVGGMSRMPRIVEQVRQYFRREPCKGVHAEEVVALGAAIQAHALVGQQSELLLLDVTPQSMGVAIAGGYVRRLIPRNTTVPTSATEVFATSKDFQRTVKIMVLQGEHELAHHNELLGEFLLTGLREAPRGQVEIEVTFDINAEGIVSVSARDRDTGLRQSITVTASSGLTEDELRRIMDEQRDWLVAARNTEELKAKRVELDILARDLVDALSRVRLMPGAGGLPPDVVARAEAALDSARQARGTDDVGTLTRACEALAQSLPLLRSAGSRGTPGR
- a CDS encoding tetratricopeptide repeat protein; protein product: MSAPNPIVGLGGRTDHIATVPHLDPARLQLSPEEGSVLALVGRVERIDAVLSRSSLGEARTIAVLLALRAKGAIVPARVVQRAPPVAPVVDAALSEEVDLEPDQKRDIIEMERSLEKMDHHAVLGVAPGASPQEVKQAYYNASRRFHPDRYFGKNLGSFRARLERIFKRLTDAHNALSRQEPPRASATPPPAPPARVPTTPPPAAVLPRTVSGGGFAAVSPPAASGARPPSGSFATVPPPAAPPPEDTESEARRAERQARLARHPYMARSHKLTELIARGRAATARGDFERAYQEFNHVLGLDPKNREVAQLLVEARRKHDLARAQAEVERGQELEMRGDFTGAQAAYKLAVSLNGDNPEAAFQAARVGRELAQDAQEVLKLAQRAVELKPGRADYQLLLAQVLLVAGQKKQAKHHFEEVARLDPDNADARAGLKKLRWTFT
- a CDS encoding aspartate aminotransferase family protein is translated as MQTPSPASAPGNESLIQKAKQHLLQNYKQQPIALVRGQGTRVWDADGKAYLDCIGGIAVCALGHCHPEVVAAAKAQLDTLWHVSNVFYSQPQIDLAAQLTDWAGLPRAFFCNSGAEANEALIKLTRKVMKDRGQPERFEILTFEKSFHGRTLATVTATGQPKYHAGFEPLPQGFRHLPFGDLEAVRRAVGPSTAAILVEPIQGEGGVRMAPPGYFQGLRALCDEQGLLLLVDEVQTGMGRTGQPFGFMHHGIRPDAISIAKALGNGLPMGAMLCREELAVSLSAGTHGSTFGGNLVSAAAGNVVLRLMREPGFLAEVQAKGEHFLAGARALQAALPEGRIKAVRGQGLLLGVELDREVAPVIAKLREAGLLVNSAGEVTLRFAPPLIITRSELDEALGILQRVLATL
- the hslU gene encoding ATP-dependent protease ATPase subunit HslU; translation: MAESRKLSAFTPREVVSELDRYIVGQNDAKRAVAIALRNRWRRQQVPDDLRDEIYPKNIIMIGPTGVGKTEIARRLAKLSQAPFVKVEASKFTEVGYVGRDVESMIRDLVEAAIALVREEETEKVKPRAEELAEDRLMELIKNGGQARTTSSPPFGFSPPPTPAPAPLGDSEREKLRAQLRAGTLDDQTVEVETNESSPTFMRNFSGQGMEEIGVNLQDLFKNMPGMKNTRKRKLRVPEALQVLRAEEAQKLVDPDRVQREAVARAESSGIVFIDEIDKIASREGGKGGGGPDVSREGVQRDILPIVEGSAVNTKYGQVKTDHMLFIAAGAFHVSKPADLIPELQGRFPIRVELEPLSGDDLVRILREPKNSLMRQYTALLGTEGVRLSFTDDAVAEIARIAQQANERTQNIGARRLHTVLERLLDEVSFTASEMGPRDFQVDAAYVRERLAAIVQDEDLSRYIL
- the hslV gene encoding ATP-dependent protease subunit HslV, yielding MFHGTTILCVRRDGKVVIAGDGQVSLDKTIMKNTARKVRKLGEGQVLAGFAGSTADAFTLFERFEAKLKEHQKNLARACVELGKDWRTDRFLRRLEALLIVADKEKTFILSGAGDVIEPDHGIAAVGSGGHYALAAARALQAHSNLSARDICTQAMAIAADICVYTNANVSYEEL
- a CDS encoding DUF1801 domain-containing protein, whose product is MANRSDEVEQFMAELEHPLKPEIQAVRAAILASDDSITERIKWKAPSFVHSGDDRVTFRLAPKGIFQVILHRGAKVKDTKGFAFEDDSGLVEWLAPDRGVVTLPDAKTVKAKKGLLVKLVGRWMKATAA